In Babesia microti strain RI chromosome IV, complete genome, the sequence TGCAACGGGCAGCTCCATGCTCAGCAGCGTGCTATAGGTTAAGAAATCCTCGAACTCGCCTTCTTCTATCTCCGGGGCCGACAGTTCTTGGAGTTCTTGGAGCTCTTGTAGGCGTATCAGTGCCTCTAGTCCGTGGGCGTAGTCGTTCGTCATGTACGTCAGGCAGAGGTAGACGTTAAGCAGCCGGGAGGCGGTGTCTGGGCGGATTGTCCGGCCAAAGCCTTCCAGCAATATGTCCCGCAGTAGATAGCCAGGCTCATGCGGCGATAAGTTCGCGTGGGCGGAAGGCTTGCGGTCGTACCTTATTAGGGTGTCCGAGTCGTTAAGCGCGAATAGGTGAAAAGCGAGGCTGGAGACCCGGTCTGGGTCAAGAGAGCGGGAGAGCGAGCGGACCAGAGGGTAAAACTCGTTTCCGGGGGTGTATATGCAGTGATGAGGGGGCGTATAAATTTGCGTTGGGAGTGGACCTGGGTCGATAACGCTTTCCAATTCCTGAAAATAGTCGTAGTCATCCATGGGGAGCTCTAACGAATTGAAACTAAGGTTCGTGGATTCTTCGGATTTTTCGCACCTTAAGCTAGACAGCAGACGCCTGGACTCGGCCATCAGCACGTCAATGCCGGGCTGGGCCTCCGCATCGACGTGCTTGTTTACCTCTCTTGAAATGTCCTCTCCTATGCTGGCCAGCTCGTCATCGCGAAGCGTCCCGGGTATAATTGTGTGCTTTAAGGCGCTGCATAGCAATGTCCCGGAAATCGTTATTTGGTGTGTGGAGCGGCCAACGTCCTCGGAGACGTAGCGGATAGTGTGCTTCGCCAAAGCGGAAAGCTTGTACGGCGCTTTGCATTGGGAGttacaaaaaaatacaaaCTCCTCAAATGTAGATAGTCTGTGGCCACCCAGCGTTTGTAGCCATCCGTAGGGCGACAAGCGCTCGTAGGGGGGCCCCGCCTCAGACCCAGACATGAGTGACCCAGCCTCATATTCAAGCTTCTATACTAGACTGTAGCACTATGTTGTCCGTGCTGTTTATGTCTCTACGCATTCTAATATATCTAGTTTCCTTACGCCACTCGTATCTACCGCAAACGTCAATGCTTAATCTCTTTATTCTTGTAATGTCTAATTACACATTCACCCCTTTCTGTATAGCCTAGTCATTCTTTATATTCTCGCCTCGCCAATAAAATTCATTCATTTATCTACTTACTTTTCGTTGCTATCCATTTATAACGCCAACTACATTCAACGTCTTTCACTCTAATATATCCGTCAACATATACTACACTAATATCAATACCACATTAAGATCACTATACCATATATCCTATCCTATATACCTATACCTCTACCCTACCACCTGTAACCCCCAATGCATTGTTCACATAGCGGCTGAAAAATCGTTAGAGCATGTGTACACCAGAATAACAGTTACGAAAATTAGATGCATCGCTGTACAACTGCTCTGCAGTCACCCAGTTGATGTGGTCGACCCATCCTCGGATGTACCTTTCCCTATCGTAACGATAGTCAACGTAGTAAGCGTGTTCCCATACATCTACGAGTGAGGGGTTTTCATACCTAATGCTAACAGAGGGATGCCTCGATCATATCTTATAGGACATTCTGCGTCGTGCCCCTCGCAGAGAGTCAGACTGCCGTCTGGTAACCTGGTGAGGAAAACCCATCCACTTCCAAAGTGTGCTGAATGAAGCAAAGTCgcataattaatttcattgaaAGATTCGAATAAAGTTAACAAATAATGCAAATCCTACCGATTCCCTTTAAGATTATTTcattcaataatttgtcTATTGAGCCAAAGCTGGCATTAATCGCGCGCAAAAGGCATCCCGTAGGGGAATTGGATTGAGGCGTCATTGAGTACCAAAACAAATTATGATTGTATGCTTGTGCTAATGGTTATCTGTTGTCTACCTGCATTGTTGTATATCTTAATATCTTCGGCAGCAGACACTATGTCTAAATTAACGTATGTCTAGCCTTTTAGTGTAGAAAATGTGGAATTCGTACTGGAAACCAGTTCtatgtaataaatatagttACGGTTGAGTGTGTTTACATATTTGGCGTGATGTCTCAGGTAGTGCATTTCAATTGCGTCTTTTGACATGAAAGGTGTTAAGGATTCAATATTCTACGTGATCAGTCGTTTACGTATGGCAACTCTATTAATTCAAACCTGCCACCAATGCTATTGGATTGGTTGATAGGGAGAGAATGTAACTTATGCACTAGTGTATCATTGCGTAGCTGCCTAAAAGGAGAAACTAGTTGTATTAAACCTGCAAAAATTAAAAGGCAGTAAAATAGAGAGctaaaaatcatcattaacAACTGGGATTGTAAGGTAAACTCTACATTCTTCAACCTATATATATGACATTATTACTGCCACACAAGATGCGACTAAGAAAATCCAAGGCTCACTGAAATTGTCCGAAATTGTTGCAAAAACTACACACTGTGTTTTCCTTTCGCCTGTTAGGTTTAGCAACGCCTAGGTAAggaataaaaataaaatgttcGAATGGAATTTGTGGATTTTATTTCTCAATAATATAGTGATTAAATGGAGGATGCGTTTCGTAtcaaaatgaaaaatacatacaaaCACAATTGTTTCAAGTAGATTTAATGTAAGAATGTAGTTCAGCACTACACctatattcaatatatgtaaacCGTGCATAAAAGAACATATAACAATGACTAGCACTGAGTAAGTGTATGTCTCGAACGCAGGGTTATGAATTCtaacataaattattcaaatcaTCGTAAGAATATACAACTATCATGCGAGATATCTTGTTATCATATTCATCTTGCGCTTACCCTCATGACCTGAATAAAGATCTTGGTATTCACAGTCCGAACGATTGAACTATTATCATTAGTGTCAACGGGTTCATCGCCCATGAACAACTTCAATCCATTGAAACTACTCTCCAAATTAACCATTACAGTGTCTATGTTACTCATTATAATACgatatgttatatatttaataagtACAAACagacaaatttgtaaacGACTAATGACCTGCGATAAGTGTTAAATTTGCTTTAACAGAATCCATTTTACAAACGCTAATATCGACAAATTCACTGCCTAATTGAAACTGTTTTATgtgttattttaaaatgtatttataacaatatgtTACCCAGTTTGAAAGCTGCATCCAGAAATGATATTATCTTACAAATCTTAGGCAATGCCACATTCCACTGGATAAACGCCTTGCTACCTTGTATAGCGGTATATCGGGGGTAATACATCCATCTAACATTTCAGCTGGCAGAGATTCCACTGGTATATCCTATATAAGAATCCAGTTTACAAGGCACACTTTATTAGAGTGGTACATATCGTCAAAGCTGACAATTATGTATAACAACCCTGACCTCCTATATGAAAGCAGCTATACACAATCAACTCTATAGCCACTCTATCACTAGTAGATGCGGCGCTTAACACATTATTAAATCGCACTATGTCTAGTTTCAAAAATACAGGATTCCCCTCAATGGTCTTGTTTATTATGACAGGATTCTcatgaaatatattgttcTAAATCACCAAAATAACCCACGGTTGGTATTTCAGTGTAACCTTCTAGGCCATGTAGATTACGTGAGTTTGCATACACTTTTGTAGGTGTGAAATTGACATAGCTGTGTGTATCGCTTTTGGAAGCGAGTGACAGTCTActtaatgatgatatacaaTCTAATTCAGTTCATCATTACTGGAAAAGTGCCTAAGATATTCCACCCTAAAGTCGCATTTCAATTCCATATATCCATATATGTCTACCCCAGATTGTCACTCATTACTCATCtatatatccaaattaatAAGTTAACCCCTTCTGCATCCATACAACGTATTGTTATTGCGTTATAATGGCGTTTTAAAGATGagattttttcaaatatcATGTAAAAAAACacttgaaattttattttatcaagTTATTTCACAACCCatgctatttttatttcGTAGCTAATAAACCATGTTGTAATGTATATTCTTAAAATTATGTGGTttaaaatttgtgtaattttAAATCTCTATATACTCTATTATCAGTGTCAATCTGTTATATTAACATCGTACTAATTCTCTAAGACCATTCACGAAATGTTACATAATTTCAATGGCACACTCCTCTAAATCCTGTCTATccatttacataattaacatatattaGTCTTATAACTTATAGTGTATATTGCTATTGTACTTAGCGTGACAAACGGAACAATATGACGTGATCTACATCCAATTAATAAGCTGTAGTTGTTACAATAGTCAATAATACTAACGCCCAAAACACGAAATATGCGTTAGGCACAACAGATTAAGATATAATGCCGAATCTGAAACCATTCGgcataaaataattgtaccAAAACGAATTAGTTTTAAACTTAACACACCAACTCTATC encodes:
- a CDS encoding Superoxide dismutase [Fe] (overlaps_old_locusTagID:BBM_III09215) produces the protein MMIFSSLFYCLLIFAGLIQLVSPFRQLRNDTLVHKLHSLPINQSNSIGGRFELIELPYNIESLTPFMSKDAIEMHYLRHHAKYVNTLNQLVSSTNSTFSTLKDIVSAAEDIKIYNNAAQAYNHNLFWYSMTPQSNSPTGCLLRAINASFGSIDKLLNEIILKGIAHFGSGWVFLTRLPDGSLTLCEGHDAECPIRYDRGIPLLALDVWEHAYYVDYRYDRERYIRGWVDHINWVTAEQLYSDASNFRNCYSGVHML
- a CDS encoding hypothetical protein (overlaps_old_locusTagID:BBM_III09215), translating into MELKCDFRVEYLRHFSNCISSLSRLSLASKSDTHSYVNFTPTKVYANSRNLHGLEGYTEIPTNNIFHENPVIINKTIEGNPVFLKLDIVRFNNVLSAASTSDRVAIELIVRSGLLYIIVSFDDMYHSNKDIPVESLPAEMLDGCITPDIPLYKWNVALPKICKIISFLDAAFKLGSEFVDISVCKMDSVKANLTLIADTVMVNLESSFNGLKLFMGDEPVDTNDNSSIVRTVNTKIFIQVMRALLNLTGERKTQCVVFATISDNFSEPWIFLVASCVAVEECRVYLTIPVVNDDF